The following coding sequences are from one Planifilum fulgidum window:
- the pckA gene encoding phosphoenolpyruvate carboxykinase (ATP), which translates to MSTPIYATTRSNPFSFDDRNRNLPVPALVEAALARGEAILTREGALRAVTGKYTGRSPKDKFLVNEPSVRDKIDWGPVNQPMDPEVFDRLYRRVTEYMEKRQPYIFDGYAGADPAHRLPIRVINELAWHNLFIRQLLIRPTQRELAEHRPELTLIVAPGFKADPARDGTRSETFIAISLERGLILIGGTYYAGEMKKSIFSVMNYLLPEQGVLPMHCSANVGEDGDVALFFGLSGTGKTTLSADPERRLIGDDEHGWSGRGIFNIEGGCYAKCIGLSREKEPQIWEAIRFGSVLENVMLDDQRTPLYDRKDITENTRAAYPVDYIPSSVVPGIAGHPKVILFLTADASGVLPPVSRLTPEQAMYHFLSGYTSKLAGTERGIVEPEATFSACFGAPFLPRPPLVYAEMLGEKIAEHDVRVYLVNTGWSGGPYGVGKRVKLEYTRAMVRAAIKGDLEKVPMRPDPVFRVAVPESCPGVPQEILWPKNTWKDPEQFDRQARELARRFQENFAKFKDIPSRIRDAGPKAE; encoded by the coding sequence ATGAGCACTCCAATATATGCGACCACGCGAAGCAACCCGTTTTCCTTCGATGACAGAAACCGCAACCTTCCCGTTCCTGCGCTGGTGGAGGCGGCATTGGCCCGGGGGGAGGCCATCCTGACCCGGGAAGGGGCCCTTCGCGCCGTCACGGGAAAATACACCGGACGCTCCCCCAAGGACAAATTCCTGGTCAATGAGCCCTCGGTCCGCGACAAGATCGATTGGGGTCCCGTCAATCAGCCGATGGATCCGGAGGTGTTTGACCGGTTATACCGGCGGGTGACGGAATACATGGAGAAGCGGCAACCCTACATCTTCGACGGATATGCCGGGGCGGATCCGGCTCACCGCTTGCCCATCCGGGTGATCAACGAGCTCGCCTGGCACAACCTGTTCATCCGGCAGTTGCTGATCCGCCCCACACAGCGGGAATTGGCCGAGCACCGTCCGGAATTGACGCTGATCGTCGCTCCCGGATTCAAAGCGGATCCGGCCCGCGACGGCACCCGTTCCGAAACCTTCATCGCCATCAGCCTGGAGCGGGGGCTGATCCTGATCGGCGGCACCTACTATGCCGGGGAAATGAAAAAATCGATCTTCAGCGTCATGAACTACCTGTTGCCGGAACAGGGTGTTCTCCCGATGCATTGTTCCGCCAACGTCGGGGAGGACGGGGATGTCGCCCTCTTCTTCGGCTTGTCCGGCACGGGAAAAACCACCCTGTCCGCCGACCCCGAGCGGCGCCTGATCGGGGATGATGAACACGGGTGGTCCGGCCGGGGAATCTTCAACATCGAAGGGGGCTGTTACGCAAAATGCATCGGCCTGTCCCGGGAGAAGGAACCGCAGATTTGGGAGGCCATCCGCTTCGGTTCGGTGCTGGAAAACGTGATGCTGGATGATCAGCGCACCCCTCTCTACGATCGCAAGGATATCACGGAAAACACCCGGGCGGCCTACCCCGTCGACTACATTCCCTCCTCCGTCGTTCCGGGAATTGCCGGCCACCCGAAGGTGATTCTCTTTCTGACCGCCGATGCCTCCGGCGTCCTGCCCCCGGTCTCCCGCCTGACGCCGGAACAGGCGATGTATCATTTCCTTTCGGGATACACCAGCAAACTGGCGGGAACCGAAAGGGGGATCGTGGAACCGGAAGCCACCTTCTCCGCCTGCTTCGGCGCCCCCTTCCTCCCGCGCCCGCCCCTCGTCTACGCGGAAATGCTGGGCGAAAAGATCGCCGAGCACGACGTCCGGGTCTACCTGGTGAACACCGGCTGGTCCGGCGGTCCCTACGGAGTCGGAAAGCGGGTGAAGCTCGAATACACCCGGGCCATGGTCCGGGCCGCCATCAAGGGAGACCTGGAAAAAGTGCCGATGAGGCCCGATCCCGTTTTCCGGGTGGCGGTCCCCGAATCCTGCCCGGGCGTCCCGCAGGAAATTCTCTGGCCGAAAAACACCTGGAAGGACCCGGAACAATTTGACCGGCAGGCCCGGGAACTGGCGCGCCGTTTCCAGGAAAACTTCGCCAAGTTCAAGGACATTCCCAGCAGGATTCGCGATGCCGGTCCGAAAGCCGAATAG
- a CDS encoding DUF6612 family protein yields the protein MKQILRPFFILLIMASLVVAGCGNSAEQGSADAENPEEKKELGLSDVLSEAEKALQEEKGFSYAASGTQTMSMDLGGQKQDIEQTFNVDMDMTTDPLAMQMKGSMQMMGQEIPMEMYMVDNMIYQKTPTGAWTKGQLEGLDMSQMGGQTQTPNQVLEQLQKFLEKFQGDQQNENIKMSKEDGAYVIEVAVTEDVDAEYMKQLEDALRSTMVPQIEQSGLPINKDDVDVKVNEFTQKVWIDENNFQQKKVEQSMKAAINLGEIQMDVVQDMTMDLKGKFEGTITVPEEAK from the coding sequence GTGAAACAAATTTTGCGTCCTTTTTTTATTTTGTTGATCATGGCGTCGCTTGTGGTTGCGGGATGCGGCAATTCCGCCGAGCAGGGATCCGCGGATGCGGAAAATCCCGAAGAGAAGAAAGAATTGGGACTCAGCGACGTGCTGTCTGAGGCGGAGAAGGCTCTGCAGGAGGAGAAGGGATTCAGCTATGCCGCTTCCGGAACCCAGACCATGTCCATGGATTTGGGCGGCCAGAAACAGGATATCGAACAAACCTTCAACGTGGACATGGATATGACGACCGATCCTCTGGCCATGCAGATGAAGGGTTCCATGCAAATGATGGGACAGGAGATCCCCATGGAAATGTACATGGTTGACAATATGATTTATCAAAAGACGCCGACGGGCGCTTGGACGAAGGGCCAGTTGGAAGGTTTGGACATGTCGCAAATGGGTGGTCAAACCCAGACGCCGAATCAGGTTTTGGAACAGTTGCAGAAGTTTCTTGAGAAGTTCCAGGGTGATCAGCAAAACGAAAATATCAAGATGAGCAAAGAGGACGGGGCTTATGTGATCGAGGTGGCCGTAACGGAGGACGTCGACGCGGAGTATATGAAACAGCTCGAGGATGCGCTCCGTTCGACCATGGTGCCCCAGATCGAGCAGAGCGGCCTTCCCATCAACAAGGATGACGTCGATGTGAAGGTGAACGAGTTTACCCAAAAGGTTTGGATCGATGAAAACAACTTCCAACAGAAAAAAGTGGAACAGTCGATGAAAGCGGCGATCAATCTCGGCGAAATCCAAATGGACGTAGTCCAGGACATGACGATGGATCTGAAGGGGAAATTCGAGGGCACCATCACCGTTCCGGAAGAAGCGAAGTAA
- a CDS encoding dihydrolipoamide acetyltransferase family protein — translation MAYEFKLPDVGEGIHEGEIVKLHVKEGDRIQEDDIFAEVQTDKAVVEIPAPVSGTVKELRVKEGEVVLVGSVLAVFEADGEAPESAGEKVTEEPYANAHEQAKPMDSLLETEAKAEDAAGKKAVQVEADRGGRGKVLAMPSVRKLARELGVDIAQVKGTGPRGRVTAEDVRRHAGEEPARAKEDRKVVPAAEPIAEEEERIPLRGLRRTIAKRMVESKYTAPHVTIMDEVDAAELVSIRERGKKYAEERGIKLTYLPFIIKAVIAALREFPTLNASIDDEAEEIVIKRHIHMGIATATEDGLIVPVVKHADRKTIFELAEEIADLAERARSRKLDVKELKGSTFTITNIGPFGGQFFTPIINYPEVAILGVGTIAERPVARDGQVVIRPILSVSLSIDHRLIDGDVAARFLGRVKQLLENPNLLMMEMR, via the coding sequence TTGGCATATGAATTCAAGCTTCCCGATGTGGGAGAGGGCATCCACGAAGGGGAGATCGTGAAACTGCACGTGAAAGAGGGAGACCGGATCCAAGAGGATGACATCTTCGCCGAGGTTCAGACGGACAAGGCCGTGGTGGAGATTCCCGCGCCGGTTTCCGGAACGGTGAAGGAGCTGAGGGTGAAAGAGGGGGAAGTGGTGCTTGTGGGGAGCGTCCTGGCCGTGTTTGAAGCGGACGGGGAGGCTCCGGAAAGCGCCGGGGAAAAGGTGACGGAAGAGCCCTACGCCAATGCCCACGAGCAGGCAAAACCGATGGACAGCCTTCTGGAGACGGAGGCGAAAGCGGAGGATGCGGCAGGGAAAAAGGCTGTCCAGGTCGAAGCCGATAGAGGGGGCCGTGGAAAGGTCCTGGCCATGCCCTCGGTGCGCAAGCTGGCCCGGGAGCTGGGAGTGGACATCGCCCAGGTGAAGGGAACGGGCCCCCGCGGGCGGGTGACCGCGGAGGATGTGCGCCGGCATGCAGGTGAAGAACCCGCCCGGGCGAAGGAAGATCGGAAGGTGGTTCCGGCGGCCGAACCAATTGCCGAGGAAGAGGAGCGGATTCCCCTTCGCGGACTGCGCCGGACCATCGCCAAGCGGATGGTCGAGAGCAAATATACCGCTCCCCATGTGACGATCATGGACGAAGTGGATGCCGCCGAGCTGGTTTCCATCCGGGAACGGGGGAAAAAATACGCGGAGGAGCGGGGCATCAAGCTCACCTATCTGCCTTTCATCATCAAGGCGGTCATCGCCGCCCTGCGCGAGTTCCCCACGCTGAACGCTTCCATCGATGATGAAGCGGAAGAGATCGTCATCAAGCGGCACATTCACATGGGGATCGCCACGGCCACGGAGGACGGCCTGATCGTTCCGGTCGTCAAACACGCCGACCGAAAAACCATCTTCGAACTGGCCGAAGAGATCGCCGATCTCGCCGAACGGGCCCGCAGCCGCAAGCTGGATGTGAAGGAACTGAAGGGAAGCACCTTCACCATCACCAATATCGGTCCGTTTGGCGGACAGTTTTTCACGCCGATCATCAACTATCCCGAAGTGGCGATTCTCGGCGTCGGGACCATCGCCGAACGGCCGGTGGCCCGGGACGGGCAAGTGGTGATCCGGCCGATCTTGTCGGTCTCCCTCAGCATCGATCACCGTCTGATTGACGGCGACGTGGCTGCCCGTTTCTTGGGTCGGGTGAAGCAGCTGCTGGAGAACCCAAACCTATTGATGATGGAGATGAGGTAA
- a CDS encoding ketopantoate reductase family protein: MRVLIVGAGGVGGYFGGRLVEKGADVTFLVRQRRKEQLREKGLVIHSVHGDFSSPVQAITAGEKAAPFDLIILSVKAYHLEDAIRDIRPYVGDSTAILPLLNGMSHMERLEEAFGREKILGGLCQIETTLNERGEVEQYSSFHNIVFGELDGSISDRVKRIEKLFSGARMTAQASREIRVEMWHKYVFIAAFSGMTSMMRSSIGPIMEAPWGRETYRRLAEEIAAVARFHEPSLTPEIGEKAFAIAAALEAPMKSSMLRDVERGGPTETDHLHGWLIQTAPEDLDLPLLKAVYASIKAYEAGREQKG, translated from the coding sequence TTGCGCGTTCTGATCGTCGGAGCCGGCGGAGTCGGCGGTTATTTCGGAGGCAGACTCGTCGAAAAGGGGGCCGATGTCACTTTCCTGGTACGACAGCGGAGGAAGGAGCAGCTGAGGGAAAAGGGCCTGGTGATCCACAGCGTTCACGGGGACTTTTCCTCCCCCGTTCAGGCGATTACCGCCGGGGAGAAGGCGGCTCCCTTCGATCTGATCATCCTGTCGGTGAAGGCTTATCACCTGGAAGACGCGATCCGGGACATCCGCCCTTACGTGGGGGATTCCACGGCGATTTTGCCGCTGCTGAATGGCATGTCCCACATGGAGCGGCTGGAAGAGGCTTTCGGCCGCGAAAAGATCCTGGGGGGGCTCTGTCAGATCGAGACCACCCTGAACGAGCGGGGAGAGGTGGAGCAATACAGTTCCTTCCACAATATCGTTTTCGGGGAATTGGACGGGTCGATTTCGGACCGGGTGAAGCGGATTGAAAAGCTCTTCTCCGGCGCGCGGATGACGGCCCAAGCGAGCAGGGAAATCCGGGTCGAGATGTGGCACAAATACGTGTTTATCGCCGCCTTCAGCGGCATGACCTCCATGATGAGGAGCAGCATCGGCCCCATCATGGAAGCGCCCTGGGGCCGGGAGACGTATCGGCGCCTGGCGGAGGAGATCGCCGCGGTGGCCCGCTTCCACGAGCCTTCGCTGACGCCGGAAATCGGCGAGAAGGCCTTTGCCATCGCGGCGGCGTTGGAGGCGCCGATGAAATCCTCCATGTTGAGGGATGTGGAAAGGGGGGGACCGACGGAGACGGATCACCTCCACGGCTGGCTGATCCAAACGGCCCCGGAAGATTTGGACCTTCCTCTTCTGAAGGCGGTCTACGCCTCCATCAAGGCGTATGAGGCGGGAAGAGAACAAAAGGGATGA
- a CDS encoding TIGR01212 family radical SAM protein (This family includes YhcC from E. coli K-12, an uncharacterized radical SAM protein.) — MMREFQEKPLLWGDKRYHTWNYHLRQTFGGKVFKVPLDGGFTCPNRDGTVAVGGCTFCSARGSGDFAGNRRDDLVKQFREVRDRMHQKWPKAKYIGYFQAFSNTYAPVSTLRPMYETILEQEGVVGLSIATRPDCLPDDVVELLAELHERTYLWVELGLQTIHDETSRLINRGHDYACFLEGVEKLRRHGIRTCAHIIYGLPGEDEEMMMETARACAAMDIQGIKIHLLHLLKNTPMVKQYEAGLLRFLDKETYVRLVVDTLEILPPDMVIHRVTGDGPPDLLIGPRWSLKKWEVLNAIDDELKRRNSW, encoded by the coding sequence ATGATGCGAGAATTTCAGGAAAAACCCCTTCTGTGGGGAGACAAACGATATCACACATGGAATTACCATTTGCGCCAAACCTTCGGCGGGAAAGTGTTTAAGGTCCCCTTGGACGGCGGCTTCACCTGCCCCAACCGGGACGGCACCGTCGCCGTCGGCGGCTGCACCTTTTGCAGCGCCCGGGGGTCCGGGGATTTTGCCGGCAACCGGCGCGACGATCTGGTGAAGCAGTTTCGGGAAGTGCGCGACCGGATGCATCAAAAATGGCCGAAGGCGAAGTACATCGGATATTTCCAGGCCTTCAGCAACACCTACGCACCGGTCTCCACCCTCCGTCCCATGTACGAAACCATCCTGGAACAGGAGGGAGTCGTGGGCCTGTCCATCGCCACGCGCCCCGACTGCCTCCCTGATGACGTAGTGGAACTCCTTGCGGAACTTCACGAGCGGACCTATCTCTGGGTGGAGCTGGGCCTGCAGACGATTCACGACGAAACCTCCCGGCTGATCAACCGCGGCCATGATTACGCCTGCTTCCTTGAAGGAGTGGAAAAACTGCGGCGCCACGGCATCCGCACCTGTGCCCACATCATCTACGGCCTCCCCGGCGAGGACGAGGAAATGATGATGGAAACGGCCCGGGCCTGTGCCGCCATGGATATTCAGGGCATCAAGATCCACCTGCTCCATCTGCTGAAAAACACGCCGATGGTGAAACAGTACGAGGCGGGATTGCTGCGCTTCCTGGACAAGGAAACCTATGTCCGCCTGGTGGTGGACACTTTGGAAATCCTGCCTCCCGACATGGTGATTCACCGGGTGACCGGGGACGGTCCTCCCGACCTGTTGATCGGCCCCCGGTGGAGCCTGAAGAAATGGGAAGTGCTGAATGCGATCGACGACGAATTGAAAAGGCGCAACTCCTGGTAG
- a CDS encoding DUF2553 family protein — MDGNTYRINITRKVVGRFRDGDIVLYYHKQPIGRIALSEGGGIEMAEGYEMDNHHIYVLGRYDDHKDQYTQSCDMGWC, encoded by the coding sequence ATGGACGGAAATACTTACCGGATCAATATCACGCGAAAAGTGGTTGGGAGGTTCAGGGACGGAGACATCGTCCTTTATTACCATAAACAGCCGATCGGGAGGATCGCTCTGTCCGAGGGTGGCGGCATCGAGATGGCCGAGGGCTACGAAATGGACAATCATCACATCTATGTGCTGGGTCGGTACGATGACCACAAGGATCAATACACCCAAAGCTGCGATATGGGATGGTGTTGA
- a CDS encoding class I SAM-dependent methyltransferase: protein MMLPSILSLSKQLIRQALQPGNAAVDATVGNGHDTLFLAETVGAAGRVYGFDIQAEALQAARRRLEAANLEGRVTLFKESHHRMAECLPAEVHGRIRAVMFNLGYLPGGDHAIITRPETTVPALEAASRLLAPGGMMSIVLYTGHPGGTEECEAVLRWAKALSPRRFQTMWVQLPNRNHAPSLLAVEKRREEPET from the coding sequence ATGATGCTCCCTTCCATACTCTCCCTGTCCAAACAGTTGATCCGGCAGGCTCTCCAGCCGGGGAACGCGGCGGTGGACGCCACCGTGGGAAACGGCCACGACACCCTTTTTCTCGCGGAAACGGTGGGAGCCGCAGGCCGCGTCTACGGCTTCGACATCCAGGCGGAGGCCCTTCAGGCCGCGCGCCGACGCCTGGAAGCGGCCAATCTGGAGGGGCGGGTCACCCTGTTTAAGGAAAGCCACCACCGGATGGCGGAATGCCTGCCTGCCGAGGTGCACGGCCGGATCCGGGCCGTGATGTTCAATCTGGGGTACCTCCCCGGCGGTGACCATGCGATCATCACCCGTCCCGAAACCACCGTTCCCGCCCTGGAGGCCGCCTCCCGTCTTCTCGCCCCCGGCGGAATGATGAGCATCGTCCTCTACACCGGCCATCCGGGAGGAACCGAGGAATGCGAGGCGGTGCTCCGGTGGGCGAAAGCGCTCAGTCCCCGCCGGTTCCAGACCATGTGGGTGCAGCTGCCCAACCGAAATCACGCCCCATCCCTTCTCGCCGTGGAAAAGCGCCGGGAAGAACCGGAGACATAA
- a CDS encoding S1 RNA-binding domain-containing protein, with protein sequence MSKVMEGAIVSGEVVAIKPFGAFVKLETGETGLIHISQISTKYVEKVEDELSVGDVVKAKVLSVEPPGKISLSIKALSDDRPQRGDRRGRKGPADFEDMMKKFMKSSEERLSALAAKQKRR encoded by the coding sequence ATGAGCAAGGTAATGGAAGGTGCCATCGTCAGCGGTGAAGTGGTGGCCATCAAACCCTTCGGCGCTTTCGTCAAACTGGAGACGGGAGAGACGGGTTTGATCCATATTTCCCAAATCTCCACCAAGTATGTGGAGAAGGTGGAAGACGAGCTGTCGGTGGGGGACGTGGTCAAGGCGAAGGTTCTTTCTGTCGAACCGCCCGGGAAAATTTCGCTTTCGATCAAAGCGCTGAGCGATGACCGCCCGCAGCGGGGAGACCGCCGTGGCCGCAAGGGGCCCGCGGACTTTGAAGATATGATGAAGAAGTTCATGAAGAGCAGCGAAGAGCGTCTGAGCGCCCTGGCCGCCAAGCAGAAAAGGCGCTGA
- a CDS encoding SOS response-associated peptidase — MCGRFTLTVELNALRRRFLASAEDVSLHRPRFNIAPTQNLPVIRQEGEERKIREMRWGLIPRWAKETSIGQRMINARSETLTEKPSFRPLLHRRRCLVPADGYYEWSKTETGKKQPYRIIVGDGELFAFAGLWDRWVSPEGKTVESFTIITTRANEKLSRIHHRMPVILPRSAEDLWLDPAVKEPDFLRQLLVPYPDESVRFYPVSTLVNSPRNDTEACIRPLDGGNT; from the coding sequence GTGTGCGGCCGTTTCACCCTGACCGTCGAACTGAATGCCCTGCGTCGCCGGTTTCTCGCTTCGGCTGAAGATGTTTCCCTCCACCGCCCCCGGTTCAACATCGCTCCCACCCAGAACCTTCCGGTCATCCGGCAGGAGGGGGAGGAAAGAAAAATCCGCGAAATGCGCTGGGGGCTGATTCCCCGCTGGGCGAAGGAGACATCCATCGGACAGCGGATGATCAACGCCCGGAGCGAAACCTTGACGGAAAAACCTTCCTTCCGTCCCCTTCTCCACCGGCGGCGCTGCCTCGTGCCCGCCGACGGGTACTACGAGTGGTCCAAAACCGAAACCGGAAAGAAACAGCCCTATCGGATCATCGTCGGCGACGGAGAACTTTTCGCTTTCGCGGGTTTGTGGGACCGCTGGGTCTCTCCGGAGGGGAAGACCGTCGAATCCTTCACCATCATCACCACCCGGGCCAATGAAAAACTGTCCCGCATCCACCATCGGATGCCCGTCATCCTTCCGCGGTCTGCGGAAGACCTTTGGCTGGACCCCGCGGTGAAGGAGCCCGACTTTCTCCGCCAACTGCTCGTCCCTTATCCGGATGAGTCCGTCCGCTTCTATCCCGTCTCCACCCTGGTCAATTCCCCCCGAAACGACACCGAAGCCTGCATCCGGCCGCTGGACGGCGGAAATACATAA
- a CDS encoding manganese catalase family protein: protein MFLRINRLQVELPKPKEADPNAGAAVQELLGGRFGEMSTLMNYMYQSFNFRERKKLKPYYDLIANIATEELGHIELVAHTINLCVTGSTKDEGDARLKIAKDLRNTHHFIATGQTATVANSMQQPWSGDYVFNSGNLVLDLLHNFFLECGARTQKMRVYEMTDNPVARQMVGYLLVRGGVHALAYAKALYTLTGVDMTKMLPIPNLDNSKFPEARKFEEQGFHRKLYRFSPEDYKDIAKIWKGNHPDGGALEVVDGPPAGGEMPDLQAVTEEYAPGVSAEDIEEMAKKLMQNL, encoded by the coding sequence ATGTTCTTAAGAATCAACCGTCTGCAGGTGGAGTTGCCCAAGCCGAAGGAAGCCGACCCCAACGCCGGCGCGGCGGTTCAGGAGCTTCTGGGGGGCCGCTTCGGTGAAATGTCCACCTTGATGAACTACATGTACCAGTCCTTCAATTTCCGCGAGCGCAAAAAACTGAAGCCCTACTACGATTTGATCGCCAACATCGCCACGGAGGAACTGGGGCACATCGAACTGGTTGCCCACACGATCAACCTGTGCGTCACCGGTTCCACCAAGGATGAAGGCGACGCTCGCCTCAAAATCGCGAAGGATCTGCGCAACACGCACCACTTCATCGCAACCGGACAGACGGCCACGGTGGCCAACTCCATGCAGCAGCCCTGGAGCGGAGATTACGTATTCAACAGCGGCAACCTGGTCCTCGACCTGCTGCACAACTTCTTCCTGGAATGCGGTGCCCGTACCCAGAAGATGCGGGTGTACGAAATGACGGACAACCCGGTTGCCCGTCAAATGGTCGGGTACCTCCTGGTGCGCGGTGGAGTGCACGCCCTCGCCTATGCCAAAGCGCTGTACACCCTGACCGGCGTTGACATGACCAAAATGCTTCCCATCCCCAACCTGGACAACAGCAAGTTCCCCGAAGCGCGCAAATTCGAAGAGCAAGGATTCCACCGCAAGCTGTACCGGTTCAGCCCGGAAGATTATAAAGACATCGCCAAGATTTGGAAAGGAAATCATCCGGATGGCGGAGCCCTGGAAGTGGTGGACGGACCGCCGGCCGGCGGTGAAATGCCCGACCTGCAGGCCGTCACCGAGGAATATGCGCCGGGCGTTTCCGCCGAGGACATTGAGGAAATGGCCAAAAAGCTCATGCAGAATCTGTGA
- a CDS encoding alpha-ketoacid dehydrogenase subunit beta, protein MAVMTMIKAIQDGMRTEMERDESVLVLGEDVGVNGGVFRATEGLYQQFGEKRVFDTPLAESGIIGTSVALAALGFRPVAEIQFQGFVYETMDQICSQAARLRFRSGGRFNVPLVIRSPFGGGVKTPELHSDSLEALFLHTPGLKVVIPSTPYDAKGLLIAAIRDPDPVLFFEPMRLYRSVKQEVPEEAYTVPIGKARIVKEGSDVTLVAYGAMVPMAEKAALQAEKERGITAEIIDLRTINPLDMDTLLASVEKTGRVVIVHEAVKTGGVGAELIARINERAILSLEAPVVRVTGYDTPYPISSLEDDWLPSVGRIRAAIDQVLDF, encoded by the coding sequence ATGGCCGTCATGACGATGATCAAAGCGATCCAGGATGGCATGCGAACGGAGATGGAACGGGATGAATCCGTGCTGGTCTTGGGGGAAGACGTCGGAGTCAACGGCGGCGTGTTCCGGGCGACGGAGGGCCTTTACCAGCAGTTCGGGGAAAAGCGCGTCTTTGACACGCCCCTGGCCGAATCGGGCATCATCGGAACGTCCGTCGCCCTGGCCGCCCTCGGCTTTCGTCCCGTGGCGGAAATTCAGTTTCAGGGTTTTGTTTACGAGACGATGGATCAGATCTGCTCCCAAGCCGCCCGTCTCCGGTTCCGGTCCGGCGGACGGTTCAACGTGCCGCTGGTGATTCGCTCCCCCTTCGGCGGCGGAGTAAAGACGCCGGAGCTGCATTCCGACAGCCTGGAGGCGCTGTTTTTGCACACGCCGGGTTTGAAAGTGGTCATTCCCAGCACCCCCTACGATGCCAAGGGGCTGCTGATCGCGGCCATCCGGGATCCGGATCCGGTGCTTTTCTTTGAACCGATGCGCCTCTACCGCTCGGTCAAGCAGGAGGTGCCGGAAGAGGCGTATACGGTTCCCATCGGCAAGGCCCGCATTGTGAAGGAAGGGTCGGATGTCACGCTGGTCGCCTACGGGGCGATGGTGCCGATGGCGGAGAAGGCGGCCTTGCAGGCGGAAAAGGAACGGGGAATCACGGCGGAAATCATCGATTTGCGCACGATCAACCCGCTGGATATGGACACATTGCTCGCTTCCGTGGAGAAGACCGGACGGGTGGTGATCGTCCATGAGGCGGTGAAGACGGGCGGCGTCGGCGCCGAACTGATTGCGCGCATCAACGAGCGGGCGATCCTTTCCCTGGAGGCGCCGGTGGTCCGGGTGACGGGCTATGACACCCCCTACCCGATTTCGTCCCTGGAGGATGATTGGCTGCCCTCTGTCGGGCGGATCCGCGCGGCCATCGATCAAGTGCTCGATTTCTGA
- the pdhA gene encoding pyruvate dehydrogenase (acetyl-transferring) E1 component subunit alpha produces the protein MIQILNEEGELNPGQEVPELSDEELKDLYRWMLRLRIFDQRAVKLNRQGRLGFYAPMAGQEACQIGSVAALRREDWLFPSYRDMGASMYHGLPLHQVFLYSRGQIGGGRIPEGVNMFPPQIIIAAQVLHAAGAGWGFQLRGEEKVAMAMFGDGATSQGDFHEGLNFASVMNARTIFFCQNNQYAISVPISKQMKSKTIAQKAIAYEIPGVRVDGNDILAVYREVKAAGERARRGEGPTLIEAVTYRLGTHTMAGDDPSRYREKREEEEWKEKRDPLKRFRRFLEKKGLWSDQEEERTEQEMLEEINEGIKKVEAMPKGAVVDVFEDVYTEMTPDLKAQKEEFLKWKGETK, from the coding sequence ATGATACAAATTTTGAACGAAGAAGGCGAGCTCAACCCGGGTCAAGAGGTTCCGGAGTTGTCGGACGAGGAACTGAAGGACTTGTACCGGTGGATGCTGCGGCTCCGCATCTTTGACCAGCGGGCGGTCAAGCTGAACCGGCAGGGCAGGTTGGGATTCTACGCGCCGATGGCCGGGCAGGAAGCCTGCCAGATCGGATCGGTCGCCGCACTTCGGAGGGAGGACTGGCTGTTTCCCAGCTATCGGGACATGGGAGCCTCCATGTATCACGGGCTTCCCCTGCACCAAGTCTTTCTCTATTCCCGGGGGCAGATCGGCGGCGGAAGAATCCCCGAAGGGGTGAACATGTTTCCGCCGCAAATCATCATCGCCGCCCAGGTGCTCCACGCCGCCGGCGCCGGCTGGGGATTCCAGCTTCGCGGGGAAGAGAAAGTAGCGATGGCGATGTTCGGGGACGGCGCCACATCGCAGGGCGATTTCCATGAAGGGCTCAATTTTGCATCCGTGATGAACGCCCGCACCATTTTCTTCTGCCAGAACAACCAGTACGCCATCAGCGTTCCCATCTCCAAGCAGATGAAGAGCAAAACGATCGCCCAAAAGGCGATCGCCTATGAAATTCCCGGCGTCCGGGTGGACGGCAACGACATCCTGGCCGTATACCGGGAAGTGAAAGCGGCGGGAGAGCGGGCGCGCCGGGGTGAGGGGCCGACGTTGATCGAGGCGGTGACGTACCGTTTGGGGACCCACACCATGGCCGGCGACGATCCCTCCCGTTACCGCGAAAAGCGGGAGGAAGAGGAGTGGAAGGAGAAGCGCGATCCCCTGAAGCGTTTCCGCCGGTTCCTGGAAAAGAAGGGCTTGTGGTCCGACCAGGAGGAGGAGCGGACGGAACAGGAAATGCTCGAGGAGATCAACGAGGGGATCAAAAAAGTGGAAGCCATGCCCAAGGGGGCCGTCGTCGACGTGTTTGAAGACGTGTACACCGAGATGACCCCCGATCTGAAGGCGCAGAAGGAAGAGTTCCTGAAGTGGAAGGGGGAAACCAAATAA